The following coding sequences lie in one Gloeomargarita sp. SKYB120 genomic window:
- a CDS encoding IS1 family transposase — translation MTAIGNLHLKLGRNISQAQRQLVDKMLLERLSIAAISRVTGISQSWLYKYVKPKAIYTSEMMDIQLGDDEEIELECDEIGSFCGSKKHLQWLWVVPERKTRMIVAACVGDRSIETAKKLWKRVPIVWRKRAKFYTDSWPVYRRVIPKSQHEVGVKGSGKTSLIERFNNTLRQRVSRLTRKTLFFSKNLENHIGIIFNFIHHYNASLLT, via the coding sequence ATGACTGCCATCGGCAATTTACACCTGAAGCTAGGAAGAAACATTTCTCAAGCCCAAAGGCAACTGGTCGATAAAATGTTGTTAGAGCGACTCTCAATTGCCGCCATCTCACGGGTGACTGGCATTTCACAATCTTGGCTGTATAAATATGTAAAGCCAAAGGCAATTTATACGTCAGAAATGATGGATATTCAGCTCGGTGACGATGAAGAGATAGAGCTGGAATGCGACGAGATAGGGTCGTTTTGCGGCTCAAAAAAGCATCTCCAGTGGCTCTGGGTAGTTCCCGAGAGGAAGACACGTATGATTGTAGCCGCCTGTGTGGGAGACAGAAGCATAGAGACAGCAAAAAAGTTATGGAAGAGAGTGCCGATTGTTTGGCGAAAACGAGCAAAATTTTATACTGATTCTTGGCCAGTTTATCGGCGGGTGATTCCGAAATCTCAACACGAAGTCGGTGTCAAAGGGAGTGGTAAGACGTCCTTGATTGAGCGCTTCAACAACACGCTTCGACAGCGAGTTAGTCGCTTGACGAGGAAAACTCTGTTCTTTTCTAAAAACCTAGAAAATCACATCGGCATTATATTCAACTTCATCCACCACTATAATGCATCATTACTTACATAG
- a CDS encoding PrsW family glutamic-type intramembrane protease, with translation MSVIVLEWQENGRTHRRQMSLSTPTSVIRLGRDPNVCDIVFTDPTVSGLQAEIASDGQGVFLRCLRESNPPWVDGQRLGAMPVPLQTGSVIRLGRTVVKVVSVGAEPVGVDTDLSLSQLIPVVGTGRALTRKAHLVPATVAVIGVITLFSAIGNPPLFNACLAFLLGAGGFYFIYQLCGKAKPWWAMTLVALLTVILLISPVWSILAFIFRQILPGDIDPSNPNFAAQLISHFFGAGLLEELIKALPIGLFWWMGSCLSPRARSRIGVVEPLDGIVYGAASALGFTWLETMGEYVPGIIQDVAQQAGEAAGELVGLQLLIPRILGSVVGHMAYSGYMGYGIGLAALKPKYTWIVLPTAYGVAAIIHALWNASGALGVWASAIVGILAYIMLSAAILKARQLSPYRDENFATTLARRP, from the coding sequence GTGAGCGTCATTGTCTTGGAGTGGCAAGAGAATGGGCGCACTCATCGCCGCCAGATGAGCCTGTCTACGCCAACATCCGTCATCCGATTAGGGCGCGACCCGAATGTGTGTGACATTGTGTTTACAGACCCGACGGTTTCGGGATTGCAGGCCGAAATTGCCAGCGATGGTCAAGGGGTATTCCTGCGGTGCTTGCGCGAGTCCAATCCCCCCTGGGTAGATGGGCAACGGTTGGGCGCGATGCCTGTGCCCCTGCAGACTGGGAGTGTGATTCGGTTGGGGCGCACGGTGGTCAAGGTGGTGAGCGTGGGCGCTGAACCGGTTGGGGTGGACACAGATTTGAGTCTGAGTCAGTTGATTCCAGTGGTCGGCACTGGCCGGGCCTTGACCCGCAAAGCGCATTTGGTGCCGGCAACGGTAGCTGTCATCGGGGTTATCACGCTATTTTCCGCTATCGGCAATCCCCCCCTGTTCAATGCCTGTCTGGCGTTCTTGCTAGGAGCCGGGGGGTTTTACTTCATTTACCAGCTGTGCGGTAAGGCCAAACCTTGGTGGGCAATGACGTTGGTGGCCCTACTGACGGTGATTTTGTTGATTAGTCCGGTTTGGTCTATCTTGGCCTTCATCTTTCGCCAAATTCTGCCGGGCGACATTGACCCTAGCAACCCGAATTTTGCTGCCCAGTTGATTTCCCATTTCTTTGGCGCTGGATTGCTAGAGGAATTAATCAAGGCATTACCCATTGGATTGTTTTGGTGGATGGGGTCCTGTCTATCGCCGAGGGCGCGCTCGCGAATTGGGGTCGTGGAACCCTTGGATGGCATCGTCTATGGGGCGGCGTCAGCTCTGGGCTTTACCTGGCTGGAAACGATGGGGGAATATGTGCCGGGGATTATTCAGGATGTGGCGCAACAGGCGGGTGAAGCAGCTGGCGAGTTGGTAGGCTTGCAGTTGTTGATTCCCCGTATTCTGGGGTCGGTGGTAGGTCATATGGCCTACAGCGGCTACATGGGCTATGGCATCGGCTTGGCGGCCCTGAAACCGAAGTACACCTGGATCGTGCTTCCTACTGCCTATGGGGTCGCCGCCATCATCCACGCCCTGTGGAATGCATCGGGTGCGCTGGGGGTCTGGGCATCAGCCATCGTGGGGATATTGGCCTACATCATGCTCTCGGCGGCGATTCTAAAGGCGCGGCAGCTTTCTCCCTATCGGGATGAAAATTTTGCAACGACCTTGGCTCGCCGTCCATGA
- a CDS encoding anthranilate synthase component I family protein: MNGKTAAGASWETFQRLSEQGNFVPVYATWPADVDTPVSAWYRVCRGWPYSFLLESVEGGERIGRYSLLGCDPLWVLTAWGDHCEQVFRDGTKRVWCGSPFEVIPQCLAPYQPVSLPELPPGLGGLFGFWGYELIRWLEPTVPVVAEGTLPDGCWLQMDHLLVFDQVRRQIWAVAYGDTRHGDIRAAYEQARAKVQELIARLEQPLTSEVTRMRWQPNVRTLDLKSDTTAEMFQTAVRRAKDYIHRGDIFQVVLSQELRTPYTGDPFLLYRSLRLVNPSPYMAFFQFGDWQLVGSSPEVMVKTEGRLATVRPIAGTRPRGATPEEDARLAEELRTDPKEVAEHVMLVDLARNDLGRVAERGTVRVDEMMVIERYSHVMHLVSNVVAKLAPEFTAWDALKACFPAGTVSGAPKIRAMQIIYELEHRHRGPYAGCYGYYDFEGQLNTAITLRTMVVHQGWVRVRAGAGVVADSDPEREYQETWNKAKGLLAAIAALGE; the protein is encoded by the coding sequence ATGAACGGGAAAACCGCCGCTGGCGCCTCATGGGAGACGTTTCAACGCTTGAGTGAACAGGGGAATTTTGTCCCCGTGTATGCGACGTGGCCAGCAGATGTGGATACACCGGTGTCTGCCTGGTATCGGGTGTGTCGCGGATGGCCCTACAGTTTTTTGCTGGAGTCGGTAGAGGGCGGTGAACGCATCGGACGCTATAGTTTGCTGGGGTGTGACCCGCTGTGGGTGCTGACGGCCTGGGGCGATCACTGCGAGCAGGTGTTTCGGGACGGGACCAAGCGGGTGTGGTGCGGGTCGCCGTTCGAGGTCATCCCCCAGTGCCTTGCGCCGTACCAGCCGGTGTCGTTGCCAGAGTTGCCGCCGGGGTTGGGGGGATTGTTTGGGTTTTGGGGTTATGAACTCATCCGCTGGCTAGAACCGACGGTGCCGGTGGTGGCGGAAGGTACGTTACCCGATGGTTGCTGGTTGCAGATGGACCACCTGCTGGTGTTTGACCAGGTGCGACGCCAGATTTGGGCGGTGGCCTATGGGGATACCCGCCACGGCGATATCCGGGCTGCGTATGAACAAGCCCGGGCCAAAGTGCAGGAGTTAATCGCTCGGCTGGAACAACCCCTGACCTCCGAAGTGACTCGCATGCGTTGGCAACCCAACGTTAGGACGCTCGACCTTAAAAGTGATACGACGGCAGAAATGTTTCAAACGGCGGTGCGCCGGGCCAAGGACTACATCCACCGGGGGGACATTTTTCAGGTGGTTCTCTCCCAGGAACTCCGCACCCCCTACACGGGCGACCCTTTTTTGCTCTACCGCTCGCTGCGGCTGGTAAACCCGTCGCCCTACATGGCCTTTTTCCAATTTGGGGACTGGCAGTTGGTCGGTTCTAGCCCAGAAGTGATGGTCAAGACCGAAGGCCGTCTCGCCACGGTGCGACCGATTGCAGGAACCCGTCCACGGGGGGCCACGCCGGAGGAAGATGCGCGTTTGGCCGAGGAATTGCGCACAGACCCCAAGGAGGTGGCTGAACACGTGATGCTGGTGGATTTGGCGCGCAATGACCTGGGGCGGGTAGCCGAGCGTGGAACGGTGCGGGTGGACGAAATGATGGTGATTGAGCGCTACTCCCACGTGATGCACCTGGTCAGCAATGTGGTGGCCAAACTCGCGCCGGAATTCACCGCCTGGGATGCCCTAAAGGCTTGTTTTCCAGCGGGGACCGTCAGCGGTGCGCCCAAGATCCGGGCGATGCAGATTATTTATGAACTGGAACACCGGCACCGGGGACCCTACGCGGGCTGCTACGGGTACTACGACTTTGAGGGGCAATTGAACACGGCCATTACCCTGCGGACCATGGTGGTACATCAAGGTTGGGTGCGGGTGCGGGCAGGCGCTGGTGTGGTTGCCGATTCCGACCCCGAACGGGAATACCAGGAAACCTGGAACAAGGCTAAAGGACTGCTGGCAGCCATTGCGGCGCTAGGGGAATGA
- the thpR gene encoding RNA 2',3'-cyclic phosphodiesterase, whose amino-acid sequence MTTTQDQPLRTFLAIPPDPTAREYLTIYHERLTAQAWSEQVRWVNPEQWHLTVRFFGNLRPTQVATLIQLLNQKLSFSALPLTLTQPSFLPNQRQPHVIACRVPTTEGLQNLVNCTENCVRALGLPQEKRPFRGHITLGRLRNKATLPTSIIDIDQEQSAAWQANRLVLYQSALTPQGSYYQELAAWSLGS is encoded by the coding sequence ATGACAACGACTCAAGACCAACCCCTGCGAACCTTTCTGGCCATTCCCCCTGATCCCACAGCGCGAGAGTATTTGACCATTTATCATGAGCGTTTGACCGCGCAAGCATGGAGTGAACAGGTACGCTGGGTAAACCCTGAGCAATGGCATTTGACCGTGCGATTTTTTGGGAATTTACGCCCAACCCAAGTAGCAACACTAATCCAATTGTTGAACCAAAAATTGTCTTTTAGCGCCCTACCCCTAACACTGACTCAACCCAGTTTTTTACCGAACCAGCGACAACCCCATGTGATTGCCTGTCGTGTCCCGACCACAGAAGGATTACAAAACTTGGTGAACTGTACAGAAAACTGCGTGCGGGCCTTGGGTTTGCCGCAAGAAAAACGACCCTTTCGGGGGCACATTACGTTAGGCCGTTTGCGGAATAAGGCCACACTGCCAACTAGCATTATTGATATTGATCAGGAACAGAGTGCTGCGTGGCAAGCCAATAGGCTCGTGCTTTACCAAAGTGCCTTGACTCCCCAAGGTTCCTACTACCAGGAATTAGCCGCTTGGTCGCTGGGGAGTTAA